One Acinetobacter pullicarnis genomic region harbors:
- a CDS encoding putative hydro-lyase, with product MAKHLKANPVQREAALAARHQIRAGFDQPTAGMAPGMTQVNMISVPKDWAYDFLLYAQRNPQSCPVLDVLEEGVYATQLAQDSDIRTDFPRYRIWKDGEMVDEVTDASDLYHAHPDLVTFLIGCSFSFETALQDAGIEVRHIQDKTNVPMYLSNIACRPAGRISGNMVVSMRPIASNQIAEAVKITARMPSVHGAPVHIGHPESLGIQAIQQPDFGEASRIEAGEIPVFWACGVTPQAAVMNSKIPFAISHAPGHMLITDIPDQAWIS from the coding sequence ATGGCAAAACACCTTAAAGCCAATCCAGTTCAGCGCGAAGCAGCGCTTGCGGCACGCCATCAAATCCGTGCGGGGTTTGATCAACCCACCGCAGGCATGGCGCCCGGAATGACCCAAGTCAATATGATCTCGGTGCCCAAAGACTGGGCCTATGACTTTCTGCTGTACGCACAGCGTAATCCGCAAAGCTGCCCAGTATTAGATGTCTTAGAAGAAGGCGTATATGCCACGCAACTGGCACAAGATTCTGATATTCGCACCGATTTTCCACGCTATCGCATTTGGAAAGATGGCGAAATGGTCGATGAAGTTACCGATGCATCTGATCTTTATCACGCACATCCTGACCTTGTGACTTTTCTGATCGGCTGTAGTTTCTCCTTTGAAACCGCATTGCAGGATGCCGGCATTGAGGTGCGGCATATTCAGGACAAGACCAATGTGCCGATGTACTTAAGCAATATCGCTTGCCGTCCTGCTGGACGCATTTCCGGCAACATGGTGGTTTCGATGCGTCCAATCGCCTCAAATCAAATTGCCGAAGCGGTCAAAATTACCGCGCGTATGCCAAGCGTGCATGGTGCTCCTGTACATATTGGCCATCCGGAAAGCTTGGGGATTCAAGCTATTCAGCAACCCGATTTTGGTGAGGCCTCACGGATTGAAGCCGGTGAAATCCCCGTATTTTGGGCCTGTGGCGTGACACCACAAGCAGCCGTGATGAACTCTAAAATTCCATTTGCGATTAGCCATGCACCTGGTCATATGTTGATTACCGACATCCCAGATCAGGCGTGGATCAGTTAA
- a CDS encoding amino acid permease — protein MSNISEKSPKLAESLSNRQIGMITIGGIIGAGLFIGSATAIQTAGPAIIISYALTGLLVFLVMRMLGEMAVIQPDSGSFSTYASTAIGPWAGFTIGWLYWWFWVLIIPVEAIAGAEILHTYIPSIPSWSFAVAIMFVLTLSNLMNVKNFGEFEFWFALIKVVAIIAFIIVALMAVFGFWPLADVSGVSNLYQSGGFMPNGFGAVLTGILITIFSFFGAEVVSIAAAESKNPQEKIRKATNLVIYRIALFYLLSIFLVVALVDWKSPGLVEMGTFQYVLSVLNVPGTKIIIDFVVFVAVCSCMNTGIYIASRMLFSLGTRNDAPKAVTNVTKTGVPKIAVLASSVAGFVGCYANYAFPGQVFSFLLSTTGAIALMVYLVIAVTQLRMRTQMEQNGVFPQFKMWLFPWLTWIVIFAILAVLGYMFISPNFRYETFLTLGVTTFILALSLIVTRKRITLKPWIINKNKDLNQV, from the coding sequence ATGAGTAATATTTCGGAAAAATCCCCAAAACTTGCAGAGAGCTTGTCAAACCGACAAATCGGTATGATCACGATTGGTGGAATTATCGGTGCTGGGCTATTTATTGGTTCAGCGACCGCCATCCAAACAGCGGGCCCAGCAATTATTATTTCTTATGCACTCACAGGTTTGCTGGTTTTTTTAGTCATGCGAATGCTCGGTGAAATGGCAGTTATTCAACCTGACTCAGGTTCATTTTCAACCTATGCCAGTACTGCAATTGGCCCATGGGCAGGCTTTACCATTGGCTGGTTATACTGGTGGTTTTGGGTTTTAATTATTCCTGTAGAAGCAATTGCTGGCGCTGAAATTCTACATACCTATATCCCCAGTATTCCGTCTTGGAGCTTTGCCGTCGCCATTATGTTTGTATTAACGTTAAGTAATCTAATGAACGTTAAGAACTTTGGTGAATTTGAATTTTGGTTTGCACTGATTAAAGTTGTTGCCATTATTGCCTTTATCATTGTTGCACTCATGGCAGTATTTGGTTTTTGGCCATTAGCAGATGTTAGTGGTGTTTCTAATCTTTACCAAAGCGGTGGCTTCATGCCAAACGGTTTTGGTGCAGTTTTAACCGGTATTTTAATCACAATCTTTTCATTTTTTGGCGCTGAAGTTGTTTCTATTGCAGCGGCCGAATCGAAAAACCCACAAGAGAAGATTCGCAAAGCCACTAATCTGGTGATTTACCGCATCGCGCTGTTTTATTTACTCTCTATTTTCCTTGTGGTTGCATTGGTTGATTGGAAGTCTCCAGGCTTAGTTGAAATGGGTACCTTCCAATATGTTTTATCGGTATTAAATGTCCCAGGGACTAAAATCATTATTGACTTTGTAGTCTTTGTTGCCGTGTGTAGCTGTATGAACACCGGAATTTATATTGCCTCCAGAATGCTGTTTTCATTAGGAACACGAAATGATGCACCGAAAGCAGTAACCAACGTGACCAAGACGGGTGTACCAAAAATTGCGGTTCTTGCTTCAAGTGTTGCAGGCTTTGTTGGTTGTTATGCAAACTACGCGTTCCCTGGTCAAGTGTTTAGCTTTTTACTCTCCACCACTGGTGCAATTGCATTAATGGTTTATTTGGTGATTGCTGTGACTCAACTCAGAATGCGTACTCAAATGGAGCAAAATGGTGTATTCCCACAATTTAAAATGTGGCTATTCCCATGGCTCACTTGGATTGTCATTTTTGCGATCTTAGCCGTGTTGGGTTATATGTTCATCTCACCGAACTTTAGATATGAAACCTTCCTTACCTTGGGTGTAACCACATTTATCTTGGCGCTAAGCTTAATCGTAACAAGAAAACGCATTACACTAAAACCATGGATAATAAATAAAAATAAAGATCTAAACCAGGTTTAA
- a CDS encoding LamB/YcsF family protein — MFVDLNSDLGESFGSWKMGNDAQILPVVSSANIACGFHAGDPLGILNTLKHAVQLGVNIGAHVAYPDLVGFGRRNMDLSRDELIADVLYQISALDGLAKVAGSKVNYVKPHGALYNTIASNAAQAAAVIDAIKMYNPALVLVALAGSPLVAQAKAAGLTVVSEAFADRAYNSDGSLVSRRLAGAVLHDTDFVAKRVVAMLKNGGVDSIDGVFTPIQADSICLHGDTDGALEMSAAIKAELLKNNIQVRPFCA, encoded by the coding sequence ATGTTTGTCGATTTAAATAGTGATTTAGGTGAAAGTTTCGGTTCATGGAAAATGGGCAATGATGCACAAATTCTCCCTGTGGTGAGCAGTGCCAATATTGCCTGTGGCTTTCATGCCGGTGACCCACTCGGTATTTTAAACACCCTTAAACACGCTGTGCAATTGGGGGTTAACATTGGTGCGCATGTCGCCTATCCAGACTTGGTTGGCTTTGGTCGTCGCAATATGGATTTGTCTCGCGATGAGCTGATTGCCGATGTGCTCTATCAAATTTCAGCGCTCGATGGACTCGCCAAAGTCGCGGGTTCTAAAGTGAACTATGTCAAACCTCATGGTGCTTTATACAACACCATTGCCAGCAATGCAGCACAAGCCGCAGCCGTAATTGATGCCATCAAAATGTATAACCCAGCCTTGGTTCTGGTGGCGCTTGCAGGCTCACCTTTGGTGGCACAAGCCAAGGCCGCTGGCTTAACTGTGGTCTCTGAAGCCTTTGCAGATCGGGCCTATAACAGTGATGGCTCTTTGGTTTCACGTCGCCTAGCCGGTGCTGTATTACATGACACCGATTTCGTGGCAAAACGTGTGGTCGCCATGCTGAAAAATGGAGGGGTGGATTCGATTGATGGGGTATTTACCCCAATTCAAGCCGATTCAATTTGTCTACACGGCGATACCGATGGCGCACTGGAAATGTCTGCTGCCATCAAAGCTGAATTGTTAAAAAACAACATTCAAGTTCGCCCATTCTGTGCATAA
- a CDS encoding NRAMP family divalent metal transporter, with translation MDEERISMSFMKTSFFNDRQWAIVASIFMMATSAMGPGFLTQTAVFTAKLGAAFGFAILISILIDYVVQQNIWRVVTLTQMRASDIANKALPGSGYLLAFLVILGGFFFSIGNIAGAALGLNALFGLDTKVGGVLSGALAILIFASRKASLVMDKSMIVLGLLKIILIVIVAFIVMPPVGEAVQQTFAPDQIDFAIITTIVGGTVGGYICYAGAHRLLDKGAVGPENIDEVARAATKGIIVVGIVRYILFLAFLGVIVSGASIDLASHNANPAAQAFQYAAGTFGFKLFGLVFWAAGISSTIGAAYTSVSFFTAFKKNLTPKQSNYSTITFISLALLLYVLLGATPAGLLIFVGGFNGLVLPIGLTIFVYVAACRQDMLGNYHYPKWLLILGVLTCLLTWWMGYMSFTTVFNYLTKL, from the coding sequence CTGGATGAGGAACGCATCAGTATGTCTTTCATGAAAACTTCTTTTTTCAATGACCGTCAGTGGGCAATCGTTGCCTCCATTTTTATGATGGCCACCTCGGCAATGGGTCCTGGGTTTTTAACCCAAACCGCCGTCTTTACCGCAAAATTAGGCGCAGCATTTGGTTTTGCCATTTTAATTTCTATTCTGATTGATTATGTGGTGCAGCAAAATATTTGGCGCGTAGTCACGCTGACCCAAATGCGTGCTTCGGATATTGCCAACAAAGCCTTGCCAGGCAGTGGTTATCTGCTGGCATTTCTGGTCATTTTAGGCGGCTTCTTTTTTAGTATCGGTAACATTGCCGGTGCTGCACTGGGTTTAAATGCACTGTTCGGCCTAGATACCAAGGTTGGTGGCGTATTAAGTGGTGCCCTCGCCATTCTGATTTTTGCATCTCGTAAAGCCTCGCTTGTCATGGACAAGAGTATGATTGTGCTGGGATTGCTAAAAATTATTTTAATTGTGATCGTGGCCTTTATCGTGATGCCACCGGTTGGCGAAGCAGTTCAACAAACCTTTGCCCCAGACCAAATTGATTTTGCCATCATTACCACCATTGTCGGTGGAACTGTTGGGGGTTATATCTGTTATGCCGGTGCACACCGTTTACTCGATAAAGGCGCGGTTGGCCCAGAAAATATTGATGAAGTCGCAAGAGCTGCAACCAAAGGGATTATCGTGGTTGGGATTGTGCGCTATATCTTGTTCTTGGCATTTTTGGGCGTGATTGTAAGCGGTGCATCGATTGATTTGGCCAGCCACAATGCCAATCCAGCAGCACAAGCCTTCCAATATGCAGCAGGTACTTTCGGCTTTAAACTGTTTGGTTTAGTGTTCTGGGCCGCGGGGATCAGCAGTACCATTGGTGCCGCCTATACTTCAGTTTCGTTCTTTACCGCATTTAAGAAAAATTTAACCCCGAAACAAAGCAACTATTCCACCATTACATTCATCTCGTTAGCGCTCTTACTTTATGTGCTACTGGGTGCAACGCCTGCTGGATTATTAATTTTTGTGGGTGGTTTTAATGGCTTAGTTTTGCCAATTGGCCTCACCATTTTTGTGTATGTTGCCGCTTGTCGTCAGGACATGTTGGGCAATTATCATTATCCAAAATGGTTACTAATTTTAGGTGTACTCACCTGCTTACTGACGTGGTGGATGGGCTATATGTCATTTACCACCGTGTTTAACTACTTAACCAAACTCTAA
- the mumR gene encoding LysR family transcriptional regulator MumR, translating into MNLKNLEVFYWVLTLNSFNKAAVKLKITQPAISQKITALEKSLGFKILDRHSRQIKATDKGATLFKYAEKFMRLETDMVAELTENQHLTGIIRLGVSETIVYTWLVEYMEQVQRTFPKVSVEIVVDLTPDLQEGIRAGKLDMAFLLGPTLPFECIERSLCDFELSFLAAPSLQGGIGQMSLKALMSHTILTYPRSTYPYKELKAKMKEQQIDEPLSITSYSLATVLRLAEQGLGIAVVPQLTALKEIVDGRLEILNTPIQLKSFHFTAIYLQGNNGALKEKLTELAITVSEKSMKNLNETLKKNTALKR; encoded by the coding sequence GTGAATCTCAAGAATTTGGAAGTCTTTTACTGGGTGCTGACCTTAAATAGTTTTAATAAAGCAGCGGTAAAACTGAAGATCACGCAACCCGCGATTTCTCAAAAAATTACCGCACTTGAAAAAAGTCTTGGCTTTAAAATACTTGACCGTCACTCACGCCAAATCAAAGCCACCGACAAAGGGGCAACCTTATTTAAATATGCTGAAAAATTTATGCGACTTGAAACCGACATGGTGGCAGAGTTAACTGAAAATCAGCATCTTACCGGTATAATTCGATTGGGGGTGTCTGAAACGATTGTCTATACCTGGCTGGTCGAATACATGGAACAAGTGCAACGGACTTTTCCCAAAGTATCCGTTGAAATTGTGGTGGATTTAACCCCAGATTTACAAGAAGGCATCCGTGCTGGCAAGCTCGATATGGCATTTTTACTGGGCCCCACGCTCCCCTTTGAATGTATCGAACGTTCGTTATGCGATTTTGAGTTGAGTTTTTTAGCAGCTCCCTCATTACAAGGCGGCATTGGACAAATGTCACTTAAAGCATTGATGTCACATACGATTTTAACCTATCCCAGAAGTACCTATCCCTATAAAGAACTCAAAGCAAAAATGAAAGAACAGCAGATTGATGAACCACTTTCAATCACCAGTTATTCATTGGCTACGGTGTTACGTTTAGCCGAACAGGGCTTGGGCATTGCGGTGGTACCACAACTCACTGCATTAAAAGAAATTGTCGATGGTCGATTAGAAATTTTAAATACCCCAATTCAACTTAAATCCTTTCATTTCACTGCGATTTATTTGCAAGGCAACAATGGGGCGTTAAAAGAAAAGCTGACTGAACTTGCCATCACGGTTTCTGAAAAATCGATGAAAAATTTAAATGAAACACTTAAAAAAAATACCGCGCTAAAAAGATAA
- a CDS encoding acetyl/propionyl/methylcrotonyl-CoA carboxylase subunit alpha codes for MSTEKTSIEKPNTDQQLPEKLLIANRGEIAVRIIQACADMGIASVAIYADDDIESMHVELADEAWGLAGATAKDTYLNIAAIIEIAKKSKATMIHPGYGFLSERAEFAQAVIDAGLKWIGPSPSAIENLGDKIAARKIAASVGAPLVQGTQDPLKHADEALDFAKQYGLPIAIKAAFGGGGRGLKVVWKLEEVKEQYDSAVREALAAFGRGECFVEQYLDRPRHLEAQVIADQHGNVVVLGTRDCSLQRRNQKLVEEAPAPFISESTYQEILSSAKAICQAADYVGAGTVEYLLSRDGKLSFLEVNTRLQVEHPVTEATTNVDLVVEQIRVALGHELSIQATPKAQGHAIEFRINAEDPSRGFIPAFGHIHLFEAPTGNGVRIETGVRSGSLVSSHFDSLMAKLIVTGPTRDIAIARAKRALKQFKIEGIASVLDFHRAVLNEADFTDEFKVHTRWIENDFKQVLAPVKRSIPNQKQPLLLSYMEIDGKLHRLGLPANLFAQGANPAATSTEIAPALELQPEHLLAPISGMISAWKVEHGQQVEEGQVVAIMEAMKMEVPVLAHCSGKIEILSTQTTTCQADHLIAKIV; via the coding sequence ATGAGCACTGAAAAAACAAGCATTGAAAAACCAAACACGGATCAACAATTGCCTGAGAAATTACTGATCGCCAATCGTGGTGAAATCGCAGTTCGCATCATTCAAGCTTGTGCCGACATGGGCATTGCTTCGGTTGCCATCTATGCCGATGATGACATTGAAAGCATGCATGTTGAACTGGCAGATGAAGCTTGGGGACTGGCAGGCGCAACCGCAAAAGACACCTATTTAAATATTGCTGCGATTATCGAAATCGCAAAAAAATCCAAAGCCACCATGATTCACCCAGGTTATGGCTTCTTGTCTGAGCGTGCCGAATTTGCACAAGCAGTGATTGATGCTGGACTCAAATGGATTGGGCCATCACCAAGTGCCATTGAAAACTTAGGCGATAAAATCGCAGCACGTAAAATTGCAGCCTCTGTCGGTGCACCCTTGGTTCAAGGCACCCAAGACCCATTAAAGCATGCAGATGAAGCCTTAGATTTTGCCAAACAATATGGTTTACCCATTGCGATTAAAGCCGCCTTTGGTGGCGGTGGTCGTGGGCTAAAAGTGGTGTGGAAACTTGAAGAAGTCAAAGAGCAATACGACTCTGCGGTACGTGAAGCCTTGGCTGCTTTCGGTCGTGGTGAATGCTTTGTCGAACAATACTTAGATCGACCGCGCCATCTTGAAGCACAAGTGATTGCCGATCAACACGGCAATGTGGTGGTACTCGGTACCCGTGATTGTTCTTTACAACGTCGCAATCAAAAACTGGTTGAAGAAGCCCCTGCCCCATTTATCAGCGAGAGCACCTACCAAGAAATCCTCAGCTCAGCCAAAGCCATCTGTCAGGCTGCTGACTATGTTGGTGCAGGCACAGTGGAGTATTTATTAAGTCGTGATGGCAAACTGTCTTTTTTAGAAGTGAATACCCGTTTGCAAGTCGAACATCCAGTGACCGAAGCCACCACAAACGTTGATTTGGTGGTGGAACAAATCCGTGTCGCACTGGGACATGAACTTTCCATTCAAGCCACGCCCAAAGCACAAGGCCATGCGATTGAATTCCGCATCAATGCTGAAGATCCAAGCCGCGGCTTTATTCCTGCATTTGGTCACATCCATTTATTTGAAGCACCAACCGGCAATGGCGTGCGAATTGAAACAGGCGTGCGTAGCGGTTCATTGGTATCGAGTCATTTTGATTCACTGATGGCCAAACTCATTGTCACTGGGCCGACCCGTGACATTGCCATCGCACGTGCCAAACGTGCTTTAAAGCAATTTAAAATCGAAGGCATTGCCTCGGTACTGGATTTTCATCGTGCCGTATTAAATGAAGCTGATTTCACCGATGAATTTAAAGTCCATACCCGTTGGATTGAAAATGACTTTAAACAAGTTTTAGCCCCAGTCAAACGCAGTATTCCAAATCAGAAACAACCGTTATTGCTCAGCTATATGGAAATCGATGGGAAATTACATCGTCTAGGCCTACCCGCCAACCTCTTTGCGCAAGGTGCAAATCCTGCTGCAACATCAACCGAAATTGCGCCCGCACTTGAGCTACAACCAGAGCATTTACTGGCACCGATTAGCGGCATGATCAGCGCATGGAAAGTTGAACACGGTCAGCAAGTCGAAGAAGGTCAAGTGGTGGCGATTATGGAAGCCATGAAAATGGAAGTGCCAGTATTGGCACATTGTTCAGGTAAGATTGAAATCTTATCAACGCAAACCACGACCTGCCAAGCCGATCATTTGATTGCCAAGATCGTATAA
- a CDS encoding 5-oxoprolinase subunit B/C family protein, protein MRFLSVNADCFLIELSSLAETMALYRQLQTVQLKGIKDCIPAAKTILVFFNELESNFQVLASAINALQIESAQIHKQQEVIIPIRYDGEDLAQVATLQGLSVADVILKHQRSLWQVAFIGFAPGFAYLSSPDRPFSDIPRLAVPRKKIPASSLGLAGQYSGIYPKDSPGGWQLIGTATEKMWDLQRKNPALLLPGMQVHFEDKTHAPVSVSVPVQIHPTEAMTSAAVFKITAASLQMLMQDEGRFNQSKIGVGSAGALDLASMHLANRIVGNPINTAVIELLNGGLKAKVQAAVILAVTGAISNIRVKFVDGQTADFASCQPIALDVGDEFHIQTPTAGLRNYLSIRGGFALKPVLNSYSFDSLAVLGPAPLKVGDVLYQGNATTSNISHETAPTYLPIAGETVELDIVMGPRTDWFEPDSVDRLCQQLWLVTNESNRVGLRLAGAIPLVRCISHELESEATAIGALQIPSSGQPVLFMNDHPLTGGYPVIASVAKHHWDLLAQIPVGCQIKFNKIKEFEKIENGYEH, encoded by the coding sequence ATGCGATTTTTATCCGTCAATGCCGATTGCTTTTTGATTGAACTTTCAAGTTTAGCAGAGACTATGGCGCTGTATCGTCAATTGCAAACGGTACAACTCAAGGGCATAAAAGACTGTATTCCAGCGGCCAAAACCATCTTGGTGTTTTTTAATGAGTTGGAAAGTAATTTCCAAGTCTTGGCATCAGCCATCAATGCCCTACAGATTGAGTCAGCCCAGATACACAAGCAGCAAGAAGTCATTATCCCAATTCGTTATGACGGTGAAGACTTGGCCCAAGTTGCGACCTTACAAGGCTTATCGGTTGCCGATGTCATTTTAAAACATCAGCGTAGTCTGTGGCAGGTGGCATTCATTGGTTTTGCGCCAGGTTTTGCTTATCTGAGTAGTCCAGATCGTCCCTTTAGCGATATTCCGCGCTTGGCCGTGCCACGTAAAAAAATCCCTGCCAGTTCACTTGGACTGGCGGGACAATATTCGGGTATTTATCCCAAAGATTCTCCGGGGGGCTGGCAATTAATCGGCACAGCCACCGAAAAAATGTGGGATTTGCAGCGTAAAAATCCTGCATTGTTGTTGCCGGGAATGCAGGTTCATTTTGAAGATAAAACCCATGCCCCCGTGTCGGTTTCTGTGCCTGTGCAGATTCATCCAACAGAAGCCATGACCAGCGCAGCTGTGTTTAAAATTACCGCAGCCAGTCTACAGATGCTGATGCAGGATGAAGGTCGTTTTAATCAAAGCAAGATTGGTGTCGGTTCGGCTGGTGCCCTCGATCTTGCATCCATGCATCTGGCCAATCGCATTGTTGGCAATCCAATCAACACCGCTGTGATTGAACTATTAAACGGTGGCTTAAAAGCCAAAGTACAGGCGGCAGTCATTTTGGCTGTGACCGGTGCAATTTCCAATATTCGGGTGAAATTTGTCGATGGGCAAACTGCCGATTTTGCCAGTTGCCAGCCGATAGCCTTAGATGTTGGCGATGAATTTCATATACAAACCCCAACCGCTGGGCTGCGCAACTATTTGTCGATTCGGGGTGGTTTTGCGCTTAAGCCCGTTTTAAATAGCTATTCATTTGATAGCTTGGCCGTGCTTGGACCAGCACCATTAAAAGTCGGTGATGTGCTGTATCAGGGCAATGCCACCACCAGCAACATCAGCCATGAAACTGCCCCAACCTACCTCCCAATCGCGGGTGAAACGGTTGAATTGGACATAGTCATGGGCCCACGCACCGACTGGTTTGAGCCTGACAGTGTAGATCGATTGTGCCAACAACTGTGGTTGGTCACCAATGAAAGTAATCGGGTCGGACTGCGCTTGGCAGGTGCCATTCCTTTGGTACGGTGCATCAGCCATGAGTTGGAAAGTGAGGCCACTGCAATTGGCGCACTGCAAATTCCATCGAGCGGCCAGCCGGTTTTATTTATGAATGATCATCCTTTGACGGGCGGTTATCCGGTCATCGCATCGGTTGCCAAACATCATTGGGATCTATTGGCGCAAATCCCGGTGGGTTGCCAGATTAAATTCAACAAAATTAAAGAATTTGAAAAAATTGAGAATGGATATGAGCACTGA